A genomic segment from Bradyrhizobium sp. ISRA430 encodes:
- a CDS encoding CpaD family pilus assembly protein, which translates to MITRPPQIRKGAIRLGGALVGMALALGGCQHDEAVTASIPDDYKQRHPIAIEEQNRSIVVFVGHARGGLTPAQRADVMGLASAWLREGTGAIHIDVPAGTPNARPAAETLREIQAMMAAAGVPPRAVMARPYQPEDRRFLPPIRLTYSKIAAVAGPCGVWPEDIGPSMKNRGWFENKQYYNFGCAYQRNLAAMVDNPSDLEQPRPETPSYTARRTTLLEKYRKGTPTAITYPEADKAKLSDTGR; encoded by the coding sequence ATGATCACAAGACCACCCCAGATTCGCAAAGGCGCCATCCGCCTCGGTGGCGCACTCGTCGGTATGGCGCTGGCGCTCGGCGGCTGCCAGCACGACGAGGCGGTCACCGCTTCCATTCCCGACGACTACAAGCAGCGCCATCCGATCGCGATCGAAGAGCAGAACCGCTCGATCGTCGTCTTCGTCGGCCATGCCCGCGGCGGCTTGACGCCGGCTCAGCGCGCCGACGTCATGGGTCTGGCGTCGGCTTGGCTGCGCGAGGGTACCGGCGCGATCCATATCGACGTGCCGGCCGGCACGCCGAATGCGCGTCCGGCGGCCGAAACGCTGCGCGAGATCCAGGCGATGATGGCGGCCGCCGGCGTGCCGCCACGCGCCGTCATGGCGCGCCCTTATCAGCCCGAGGACAGGCGCTTCCTGCCACCGATCCGGCTGACCTATTCGAAGATCGCGGCGGTCGCCGGCCCTTGCGGCGTGTGGCCCGAGGACATCGGCCCCTCGATGAAGAACAGGGGCTGGTTCGAGAACAAGCAGTATTACAACTTCGGCTGCGCCTATCAGCGCAACCTCGCCGCCATGGTCGACAATCCGTCGGACCTGGAGCAGCCGCGGCCCGAAACGCCGTCCTACACGGCACGGCGCACGACGCTTCTCGAGAAGTACCGTAAGGGCACTCCGACGGCGATCACCTATCCTGAAGCCGACAAGGCCAAACTCAGCGACACCGGCAGATGA
- a CDS encoding AAA family ATPase — MISYARQTQQEQPEAPPPPVEEHIAPAPRVSVQAFCETVETAAAVQSAGEDRRLGKAHLKIQMGGMAAAIEAYRSAPTPNVIVLESDGRSDLLTGLDQLATVCDAGTRVIVIGRINDVMLYRELVRRGVSDYVLAPVGAIDVVRSICNLFSAPEAKAVGRIIAVVGAKGGVGASTISHNVAWAIARDLAMDAVVADLDLAFGTAGLDYNQDPPQGIADAVFSPDRIDTAFVDRLLSKCTDHLSLLAAPATLDRVYDFGSEAFDAVFDTLRSTMPCIVLDVPHQWSGWTKRSLIGADDILIVAAPDLANLRNTKNLFDLLKAARPNDRPPLYCLNQVGIPKRPEIAAAEFAKAIESQPVVSIPFEPQIFGSAANNGQMIAEISANHKSIEMFLQIAQRLTGRSEAKKQKSSLLSPLIDKLRGK; from the coding sequence ATGATCAGCTACGCTCGCCAGACTCAACAAGAGCAGCCGGAGGCCCCTCCTCCGCCGGTCGAGGAGCATATTGCGCCCGCGCCGCGCGTCTCGGTCCAGGCCTTCTGCGAGACGGTGGAGACCGCCGCCGCCGTCCAATCGGCCGGCGAGGATCGCCGTCTCGGCAAAGCCCATCTCAAGATCCAGATGGGCGGCATGGCGGCCGCCATCGAAGCCTACCGCTCCGCGCCAACGCCGAACGTCATCGTGCTGGAGAGCGACGGCCGCAGCGACCTCCTGACCGGCCTCGACCAACTCGCCACGGTCTGCGATGCCGGCACCCGCGTCATCGTGATCGGCCGCATCAACGACGTCATGCTCTATCGCGAACTGGTTCGTCGCGGCGTCAGCGACTACGTGCTCGCGCCGGTCGGCGCCATCGACGTCGTGCGATCGATCTGCAACCTGTTCTCGGCACCGGAAGCCAAGGCGGTCGGCCGCATCATCGCCGTGGTCGGGGCCAAGGGCGGCGTCGGCGCCTCCACCATCTCCCACAATGTCGCATGGGCGATCGCGCGCGACCTCGCCATGGACGCGGTCGTCGCCGATCTCGACCTCGCCTTCGGCACCGCCGGGCTCGACTACAACCAGGATCCGCCGCAGGGCATCGCAGACGCGGTGTTCTCGCCCGATCGCATCGACACCGCATTCGTCGACCGCCTGCTGTCGAAATGCACCGATCACCTCAGCCTGCTGGCGGCGCCGGCGACGCTCGATCGGGTCTATGACTTCGGCAGCGAGGCCTTTGATGCCGTGTTCGACACGCTGCGCTCCACCATGCCTTGCATCGTGCTCGACGTCCCGCATCAATGGTCGGGCTGGACCAAGCGCTCGCTGATCGGAGCGGACGACATCCTGATCGTGGCGGCGCCGGACCTCGCCAACCTGCGCAACACCAAAAACCTGTTCGATCTGCTCAAGGCCGCGCGTCCCAACGACCGGCCGCCGCTCTACTGCCTGAACCAGGTCGGTATTCCGAAACGGCCGGAGATCGCCGCCGCCGAGTTCGCCAAGGCGATCGAGAGCCAGCCGGTCGTCTCGATTCCGTTCGAGCCGCAGATCTTCGGATCCGCCGCCAACAACGGCCAGATGATCGCGGAGATCTCCGCCAACCACAAGTCGATCGAGATGTTCCTGCAGATCGCCCAGCGCCTGACCGGCCGCAGCGAGGCCAAGAAGCAAAAGTCGTCCCTGCTTTCACCCCTGATTGACAAGTTGCGGGGAAAATAG